The Macrococcoides canis genome has a window encoding:
- a CDS encoding PaaI family thioesterase, translated as MEAIHQLFEQNNLMNHLNMKFHSFDGQTIILTMPVQREVTQPFGYLHGGATVALCETAASLGSKLLVSEDEIPLGLEINANHIRSVTSGTVEVHASIVHKGRSTHIWQMEVVQGETLISISRATIAIKKK; from the coding sequence ATGGAAGCAATTCATCAATTATTCGAGCAGAACAATTTAATGAACCATCTCAATATGAAGTTTCATTCTTTCGATGGCCAGACGATAATACTTACAATGCCAGTACAAAGAGAAGTGACTCAGCCATTTGGTTATCTCCATGGAGGCGCGACTGTCGCCTTATGTGAAACAGCTGCTTCACTCGGGTCAAAACTTCTCGTTTCAGAAGATGAAATTCCGTTAGGATTAGAAATCAATGCCAATCACATTAGAAGTGTGACGAGCGGGACAGTTGAAGTTCATGCGAGTATCGTCCATAAAGGTCGATCGACACATATTTGGCAGATGGAAGTTGTGCAGGGCGAAACACTGATCAGCATCAGCAGGGCGACCATTGCTATCAAGAAGAAATAA
- a CDS encoding peptidylprolyl isomerase has translation MTNFPQLSTEISENEKLVTMHTNKGVMKFKLFPEIAPKTVENFIQLSQKGYYEGITFHRVINDFMIQGGDPTGTGMGGESIYGDKFEDEFSMEAFNLYGALSMANAGPDTNGSQFFIVQMKQVPAQMLSQLKQGGWPEEIVDAYAEHGGTPWLDQKHTVFGQLVEGADTLETIAAVKVGAQDKPLEDVVIERIEVQ, from the coding sequence ATGACTAATTTTCCTCAATTAAGTACAGAAATTTCTGAAAACGAAAAACTCGTAACAATGCATACAAATAAAGGTGTAATGAAGTTTAAGCTATTTCCTGAAATTGCTCCTAAGACTGTAGAGAACTTTATTCAGTTATCACAAAAAGGATACTATGAAGGTATCACGTTCCACCGTGTAATCAATGACTTTATGATCCAGGGTGGAGACCCAACTGGTACAGGTATGGGTGGAGAAAGTATCTATGGCGACAAATTCGAAGATGAATTCTCGATGGAAGCATTCAATCTATACGGTGCCTTATCTATGGCTAATGCAGGTCCAGATACGAATGGTTCACAGTTCTTTATCGTACAGATGAAACAAGTACCAGCACAGATGTTATCACAGTTAAAACAAGGTGGATGGCCAGAAGAGATAGTAGATGCGTATGCTGAACATGGAGGAACGCCATGGTTAGACCAGAAACATACGGTATTTGGTCAGCTCGTTGAAGGTGCAGATACGTTAGAAACAATTGCAGCAGTTAAAGTAGGCGCGCAGGATAAACCACTTGAAGATGTAGTCATCGAACGTATTGAAGTTCAATAA
- a CDS encoding YuiB family protein — protein sequence MTALLQLIISTLLFFVLFFGIAFILNMLLKSTWIMTVLYPFVVFAIVDKISTADYILKPKFAISQLIRGITHLMPADIIMLSGGFIGAVTAGFVIRNLRRSGYSMF from the coding sequence GTGACAGCATTATTACAATTAATTATTTCTACGCTCTTGTTTTTTGTACTGTTTTTCGGAATCGCATTTATACTCAATATGCTGTTGAAATCTACGTGGATCATGACAGTGCTTTATCCTTTTGTCGTATTTGCAATCGTGGATAAGATTTCTACAGCAGATTATATACTGAAACCAAAATTCGCAATTAGCCAGCTTATACGTGGCATCACACATCTAATGCCCGCCGATATCATCATGTTATCAGGTGGATTTATCGGTGCAGTGACAGCAGGATTTGTGATTCGCAATTTACGTCGTAGCGGTTACAGCATGTTTTAG
- a CDS encoding DUF1871 family protein, whose amino-acid sequence MNPEFNIKMYQILNRWNPMQLEDASEGDMEYYEIMDIIHQKLPHQITVEKIQNVFKFSFDSAPSKSEIEHVIAQIYALDQSCEV is encoded by the coding sequence ATGAATCCAGAATTTAATATTAAGATGTATCAAATTTTAAACAGATGGAATCCGATGCAGCTAGAAGATGCAAGTGAAGGTGATATGGAATATTACGAAATTATGGATATCATCCATCAGAAGCTGCCGCATCAAATTACAGTTGAAAAGATTCAGAATGTCTTTAAATTCAGCTTTGACAGTGCCCCTTCAAAATCGGAAATAGAACACGTTATCGCTCAAATATATGCATTAGATCAATCATGTGAAGTATAA
- a CDS encoding Na+/H+ antiporter family protein, whose translation MNAVLIAVLVMVVLSLCRLNVVLSLFIGALAGGLVSGLGIDKTIGIFTEGIVDGSEVALSYALLGGFAAILSYSGITDYFVEKIINMLKKDNTVKTRTVTKVTILVSLIIISCMSQNILPVHIAFIPIIIPPLLSLFNELKVDRRLIAVILTFGLNFPYVLMPYGFGYIFHGIIKKGFDKAGHPIEMNQIFPAMTIPSLGFIVGLILAFIIFRKPREYKMIQFKEEVTRKALKPYVVIVSIIAIIATFLVQLTTESMIFGALAGILVFFLSFAFDWKTLDDELVSGIKIMAYIGVVMLTANGFASVMSETGDVERLVADMVHFTNGSKALTIIFMLIVGLIVTLGIGSSFATIPIIAALFIPLGESIGLSTAAIIAVIGTAGALGDAGSPASDSTLGPTAGLNMDGQHNHIWDTCVPTFLLFNIPLIICGFIAAMIL comes from the coding sequence ATGAATGCAGTTTTAATTGCAGTACTAGTAATGGTTGTACTAAGTTTATGCCGACTGAATGTCGTGTTGTCATTATTTATCGGTGCATTGGCAGGTGGACTTGTCTCTGGACTGGGAATAGATAAGACAATCGGTATCTTTACAGAAGGCATTGTAGATGGCAGTGAAGTAGCCCTCAGCTATGCACTGCTCGGAGGTTTTGCAGCGATATTATCTTACAGTGGTATTACAGATTATTTCGTTGAGAAAATTATCAATATGCTTAAAAAAGACAATACAGTTAAGACGAGAACAGTGACGAAAGTGACGATACTTGTGTCATTGATTATTATTTCCTGTATGTCTCAAAATATTTTACCGGTACATATTGCTTTTATTCCGATTATTATTCCGCCGCTTTTAAGTTTATTCAATGAACTTAAAGTCGATAGACGCTTAATCGCTGTCATATTAACGTTCGGATTAAACTTTCCATATGTATTAATGCCGTATGGATTCGGTTATATCTTCCACGGTATTATTAAAAAAGGATTTGATAAAGCAGGTCACCCGATAGAAATGAATCAGATCTTTCCTGCGATGACCATCCCGTCATTAGGATTTATCGTCGGTTTAATATTAGCGTTTATAATATTCAGAAAACCACGCGAATATAAGATGATTCAATTTAAAGAAGAAGTTACGAGAAAAGCATTGAAACCATATGTTGTAATTGTTTCTATCATTGCGATTATTGCAACATTTTTAGTACAGCTTACGACAGAATCAATGATTTTCGGTGCACTCGCTGGGATTCTAGTATTTTTCCTGTCCTTTGCATTTGACTGGAAGACACTCGACGATGAGCTTGTTTCAGGGATTAAGATTATGGCATATATCGGTGTCGTTATGCTTACCGCGAATGGGTTTGCAAGTGTAATGTCTGAAACAGGTGATGTTGAACGTTTAGTTGCTGATATGGTTCACTTTACAAATGGATCTAAAGCGTTGACGATTATCTTTATGTTAATTGTAGGACTCATTGTAACACTCGGTATTGGTTCGTCATTTGCAACGATTCCGATAATTGCAGCGCTCTTTATCCCGCTTGGTGAATCTATCGGTTTATCAACTGCCGCAATTATCGCAGTTATCGGTACAGCTGGTGCTTTAGGAGATGCAGGTAGTCCTGCAAGTGATTCTACATTAGGTCCAACCGCTGGACTGAATATGGATGGTCAGCACAATCACATATGGGATACATGTGTACCGACATTCCTGTTATTTAATATCCCGTTAATCATTTGTGGATTTATCGCTGCAATGATATTATAG
- the ygs gene encoding S1 domain-containing post-transcriptional regulator Ygs translates to MKKTYKKGQFIKVKITGIQPYGAFVETEDHTEGLIHISEVMNDYVHNLNLLLSVGQIVKVKVLNVSEDGKLNLSLKENEYFKKQERKKMKRSVLEQLDEPESIGFETLQERLPGWIKRGLKL, encoded by the coding sequence ATGAAGAAGACATATAAAAAAGGACAGTTTATTAAAGTAAAGATTACAGGTATCCAGCCGTATGGTGCCTTTGTTGAAACAGAAGATCATACTGAAGGGTTGATTCATATCTCTGAAGTGATGAACGACTATGTCCACAATTTAAATCTGCTGCTTTCTGTTGGGCAGATCGTGAAAGTAAAGGTGTTAAATGTTTCAGAGGATGGTAAGCTCAACTTAAGTCTGAAAGAAAACGAGTATTTTAAGAAGCAGGAAAGAAAGAAGATGAAACGCTCTGTGCTGGAGCAGCTGGATGAACCTGAGTCTATAGGGTTTGAAACGCTTCAGGAGCGCTTGCCAGGATGGATAAAACGCGGATTAAAGCTATAA
- a CDS encoding Na+/H+ antiporter subunit A translates to MSILLIVLLPIFASLLPGILAKYIKGIHTGYFVLLVPVIASLYFLSLIQTVLHAPIIKHFAWMPSIGLNFDIRLDGLALLFTLLISIIGTLVVFYSIHYLHKEEALGRFYTYLLLFMGAMLGVVTSNNVLSLYLFWELTSISSFLLISFWYHKEKSTDGALKSMLITVFGGLMMLGGLSILIGITGTPVISEMFAQAAKVQSHSLFTLAAVLILLAAFTKSAQFPFHIWLPDAMEAPTPVSAYLHSATMVKAGIYLIARFTPLFAVSNTWTYAIVIVGLFTMCFASIKAVNQIDLKGILAFSTVSQLGLIMSLLGIGSVSLKAGHETAYYIAVTAAVFHILNHASFKGSLFMLVGIIDHETGTRNIHKLNGLMFIMPITFTLTTLGVLSMAGVPPFNSFISKEMFLESVLLSTEHGLFNALLSGFLLLLMFVGSLFTFIYSLKLIKDVFLPNKIENKSEKKPHEAPILFLLSPIILISVMLVISVLPDMFRPLLQSATSAVVNDSVTLEHIHHFHGVNTPLLITLAIIIIGSVLLYFISKWQKVYQLWPQHVKLNNLYDIVLDQSQKLSYEVNRRLVYHSIRFSIVSIFSTLLLMSVYVFLKTDLSIYFESIANIRLYELILILIIVIATLMILKAQSRLFSIIMLSAIGYSIALLFVFFKAPDLALTQLSIETISTALFLMCFYHMPKKYRHAEEKKFKITNVIIAITTGTIVSLIALVAYSNKHFTSISEYYIKNVYDLAAGKNMVNVILVDFRGFDTLFESSVLAIAGIGIYTLVRLRKTRGEHNEETK, encoded by the coding sequence GTGTCTATATTATTAATCGTATTACTTCCAATCTTCGCTAGTCTTTTACCTGGCATTTTGGCAAAGTATATTAAAGGCATACATACAGGTTATTTTGTATTACTTGTACCTGTGATCGCGTCGCTCTACTTTTTATCGCTCATACAAACAGTACTGCACGCACCCATTATCAAGCACTTCGCCTGGATGCCAAGTATCGGCCTGAACTTCGATATTCGACTGGATGGCTTGGCATTGTTATTTACATTACTTATTTCAATTATTGGGACGCTCGTTGTTTTTTATTCTATTCATTACCTGCATAAGGAAGAAGCACTCGGTCGCTTCTATACATACCTACTGTTATTTATGGGGGCAATGTTAGGTGTTGTAACGAGCAATAACGTCTTATCGCTCTACTTATTCTGGGAGCTGACAAGTATCTCAAGCTTCCTTTTGATTTCATTCTGGTACCATAAAGAGAAATCAACGGACGGTGCACTCAAGTCCATGCTGATTACAGTGTTTGGTGGATTGATGATGCTTGGTGGACTGAGCATCCTTATCGGGATTACGGGTACACCAGTTATTTCTGAAATGTTCGCACAAGCTGCAAAAGTGCAGTCACATTCATTGTTCACATTAGCAGCTGTACTTATTTTGCTAGCAGCATTTACAAAATCTGCGCAGTTTCCATTCCATATCTGGTTACCAGATGCGATGGAAGCACCGACCCCTGTCAGCGCTTATCTGCATTCTGCAACGATGGTTAAGGCGGGTATTTATTTAATTGCCAGATTTACACCGCTATTTGCAGTAAGTAATACATGGACGTATGCAATTGTTATCGTCGGGTTATTCACAATGTGCTTTGCTTCTATTAAAGCAGTCAATCAAATTGATCTGAAAGGTATTTTAGCTTTCAGTACAGTGAGTCAGCTTGGTCTGATTATGAGTTTACTTGGCATTGGATCAGTCAGTCTAAAAGCAGGTCATGAAACAGCGTATTATATCGCAGTTACTGCTGCCGTATTTCATATTTTAAACCATGCTTCATTTAAAGGGTCACTGTTTATGCTTGTCGGTATTATCGACCATGAAACAGGGACGCGTAACATTCATAAGTTAAACGGTTTAATGTTTATCATGCCTATCACTTTTACACTGACTACGCTAGGTGTACTCAGCATGGCTGGTGTCCCTCCGTTTAATAGCTTTATCAGTAAGGAAATGTTTTTAGAGTCTGTTTTATTATCAACAGAACACGGATTATTTAATGCATTGCTAAGCGGGTTTCTGCTATTACTCATGTTTGTCGGCAGCTTATTTACATTTATCTACTCCTTAAAGCTGATTAAAGATGTATTCCTGCCAAATAAAATTGAAAACAAATCTGAAAAGAAGCCACACGAAGCACCGATATTATTCTTACTATCACCGATCATCCTTATTTCAGTGATGTTAGTAATATCAGTATTACCGGATATGTTCCGTCCGCTATTGCAATCCGCAACAAGCGCAGTTGTGAACGATAGTGTTACTTTAGAGCATATTCATCATTTCCATGGTGTTAATACACCACTTTTAATTACCTTGGCAATCATTATTATTGGTAGTGTGCTGCTCTACTTTATTTCGAAGTGGCAGAAGGTTTATCAGCTATGGCCACAACATGTAAAACTGAATAATTTATACGACATCGTATTAGATCAGTCACAAAAGCTCAGCTACGAAGTGAATAGAAGGCTTGTCTATCATTCTATTCGTTTTAGTATCGTAAGTATCTTCTCGACATTGTTATTGATGTCTGTATATGTATTTTTAAAAACAGATTTATCAATATACTTTGAATCCATTGCGAATATTCGTCTCTATGAGCTTATCCTTATACTGATCATCGTCATTGCAACACTAATGATATTAAAAGCTCAATCACGATTATTCAGCATCATAATGCTGAGTGCGATCGGATATTCTATCGCTTTACTCTTCGTATTCTTTAAAGCGCCGGACCTTGCTTTGACACAGCTATCGATAGAAACAATTTCAACTGCTTTATTCCTGATGTGTTTCTATCATATGCCAAAGAAATACCGTCACGCTGAGGAAAAGAAATTTAAGATTACGAATGTAATCATCGCGATTACAACAGGGACAATCGTCTCGCTTATTGCGTTAGTAGCTTATAGCAATAAACACTTTACATCTATTTCTGAATACTACATTAAAAATGTATATGATCTTGCAGCAGGAAAAAATATGGTCAATGTCATTCTTGTAGATTTCCGTGGTTTCGATACATTGTTCGAATCAAGTGTACTCGCCATTGCCGGAATCGGTATTTATACACTAGTCAGATTAAGAAAGACGAGAGGTGAACATAATGAAGAAACAAAATAA
- a CDS encoding Na(+)/H(+) antiporter subunit B has protein sequence MKKQNNDVILQFCTLVVFFIIVMFAFSIFMNGHYLPGGGFVGGLLISAALLIILIAYDIKTLYRILPIDFKKVIGIGLIFCYATPLVSILQGNPFFTHSFGELHVPVLGAIHYHTALFFDIGVMLVVIGTTLTIILTIGENE, from the coding sequence ATGAAGAAACAAAATAATGATGTGATATTACAATTTTGTACACTTGTCGTCTTCTTCATTATTGTAATGTTTGCATTCTCTATATTTATGAACGGACATTATTTACCTGGTGGTGGTTTCGTCGGCGGATTATTAATTTCAGCGGCGTTACTGATCATCTTGATTGCTTATGATATTAAGACTTTATATCGTATATTACCGATCGACTTCAAAAAAGTGATCGGTATCGGACTTATATTCTGCTATGCGACACCGCTCGTCAGTATATTGCAAGGTAATCCATTTTTTACACATTCTTTTGGCGAACTGCATGTACCTGTTCTTGGCGCAATACATTACCATACAGCATTATTTTTCGATATCGGCGTAATGCTCGTCGTTATCGGAACGACACTGACAATCATCCTAACGATTGGAGAGAATGAATAA
- a CDS encoding Na(+)/H(+) antiporter subunit C — protein sequence MEILIIILSGILVAAGVYLILSKSLLRIIIGSSIISHAVNLLLLTSGTLKNAASPIYSGKQKIYVDPIPQALILTAIVISFAVTAFFLVLAFRSYKELGTDNVADFKGVPDDE from the coding sequence ATGGAAATATTAATAATTATTTTAAGCGGCATATTAGTGGCTGCTGGCGTCTATTTAATTCTTTCTAAAAGTTTACTTAGAATAATAATTGGTTCTTCAATCATTTCGCACGCGGTCAACTTGCTGCTTCTTACGAGCGGTACTTTAAAGAATGCTGCTTCTCCGATTTATTCCGGAAAGCAGAAGATATATGTGGATCCTATTCCACAGGCATTAATTTTAACAGCGATCGTTATCAGCTTTGCGGTAACTGCATTTTTCCTAGTGCTTGCTTTTCGTAGCTATAAAGAACTTGGAACTGATAATGTAGCTGATTTTAAGGGGGTACCGGATGATGAATAA
- a CDS encoding Na(+)/H(+) antiporter subunit F1, whose protein sequence is MIDMDIIIIIALILVSFAMLGILYRVIKGPTLADRVVGLDALGISLMAMIALFSVLLNTKYFISIIMLLAVLAFLGTTAFAKFMQKGEIVEYDRNNRTDH, encoded by the coding sequence ATGATAGATATGGACATAATAATTATTATTGCGTTGATTCTCGTTTCTTTTGCAATGCTTGGCATATTATATCGAGTGATAAAAGGACCAACACTTGCAGATCGCGTTGTCGGTTTAGATGCATTAGGCATTTCACTGATGGCAATGATCGCATTATTCTCAGTATTATTAAATACAAAATATTTCATCAGTATTATCATGCTGCTCGCAGTTCTCGCTTTCTTAGGAACAACAGCGTTTGCGAAATTTATGCAAAAAGGAGAGATCGTGGAATATGATCGGAACAATCGTACAGATCATTAG
- a CDS encoding NUDIX domain-containing protein, which translates to MKRDKVWLGVSGLVMNEQGEWLVVTKQYGGMKGMWSFPAGFVDNGETADQAVLREIYEETGIEGSVEGVIGLRTGVIKDIISDNMVIFLVRPFHTAIRQDIPDEEIKDVQFRSTDDLYQDDNCSPMVKALIEEMQDPLRLKSTTSPGAQFNYTHYHLFL; encoded by the coding sequence ATGAAAAGAGATAAAGTATGGCTTGGGGTTAGTGGGCTTGTAATGAATGAGCAAGGAGAATGGCTGGTCGTTACGAAGCAATATGGCGGGATGAAAGGGATGTGGAGCTTTCCGGCAGGTTTTGTCGATAATGGAGAGACCGCAGACCAGGCAGTATTAAGAGAAATATATGAAGAGACGGGTATTGAAGGTTCTGTTGAAGGGGTTATTGGATTACGTACCGGGGTTATTAAAGATATCATTTCAGATAATATGGTCATATTTTTAGTACGTCCTTTTCATACAGCTATTCGACAAGATATTCCGGACGAAGAGATTAAAGATGTGCAGTTTCGTAGCACTGATGATTTATATCAGGATGATAACTGTAGTCCTATGGTTAAAGCACTTATCGAAGAGATGCAGGACCCTTTACGTTTAAAGAGCACGACTTCTCCAGGTGCACAGTTTAACTATACACATTACCATTTATTTTTATAG
- a CDS encoding Na+/H+ antiporter subunit E, translating to MAIQLIIHIGLVIMWVIMTGSASLGNLILGYLFGLFALYIMRPFLPGGFYLIPFLKVLRLFAIFILELFKANIGVLKIVMAPKVDIKPAFFTYETSLRKDWEISLLSLLITLTPGTVVVAVSDDKSKLYIHSIDFSDIESECEGIKQSFEKAIKEIGIQ from the coding sequence ATGGCAATACAACTTATTATTCATATCGGCCTGGTCATCATGTGGGTGATCATGACCGGTTCAGCTTCACTTGGTAATCTCATTTTGGGATATCTATTCGGTTTGTTTGCGCTGTATATTATGCGTCCATTTCTGCCAGGTGGATTTTATCTCATTCCGTTCCTGAAGGTATTGCGATTATTTGCAATCTTTATCCTTGAACTCTTTAAAGCAAATATCGGTGTATTAAAGATTGTTATGGCACCAAAAGTGGATATAAAGCCTGCATTTTTCACTTATGAGACATCTCTAAGAAAAGACTGGGAAATTAGTCTGTTATCTCTGCTTATCACACTTACACCTGGTACCGTTGTTGTAGCAGTGAGTGATGATAAATCTAAACTTTATATTCATTCTATCGATTTCAGTGATATCGAATCTGAATGTGAAGGCATCAAACAGTCTTTTGAAAAAGCGATAAAGGAGATTGGTATCCAATGA
- a CDS encoding kinase-associated lipoprotein B, with product MYFRLMHKTGIYIVEHLESRPNGELVQVVNVITHPTQGDLHNRNEVENVFFHERRALSFKEKRIVDKNLLKPYEEDIISYEASLQNALFKMEDKLNKEDSAFNQQSLKMLQNLKSEYERQYKVKF from the coding sequence ATGTATTTTAGACTTATGCACAAAACAGGAATTTATATTGTTGAGCATCTGGAATCAAGACCGAACGGTGAACTTGTTCAAGTCGTAAATGTTATCACTCACCCAACTCAAGGTGATCTCCATAACCGCAATGAAGTGGAAAATGTCTTCTTTCATGAACGCCGTGCATTAAGCTTCAAAGAAAAAAGAATTGTTGATAAAAATTTATTGAAGCCTTATGAGGAAGATATCATTTCATATGAAGCATCTCTTCAAAATGCACTCTTTAAAATGGAAGATAAACTTAATAAAGAGGACAGTGCATTTAATCAGCAGTCCTTAAAAATGCTTCAAAATTTAAAATCAGAATATGAGAGACAATATAAAGTTAAATTTTAA
- a CDS encoding Na+/H+ antiporter subunit D, translating to MMNNLVIMPIILPAITAIILILIGKRPIIKRMVAFFGTLITLIATAIQFIHVYKYGTTYLELGNWKVPYSIVLVSDMFASILVVTSTFITLLMIFYSYQTIGKDRETYYYYTSVMFMLAGLNGAFSTGDIFNLFVFFEVFLIASYVLMIIGGTKIQLQESIKYILINVTSSAFFVLAIGMLYSVVGSLNMADISNRISTIQDQDIIIVVSILFIFIFATKAGMFPLYFWLPGAYYAPPIPILGLFGALLTKVGVYAIYRTYSLFFSYSGPVVTNILLVLALLTIIFGCIGAIAYFDMKKIIIYNIMIAVGVIIIGIVIFTKESTIGGIYYLIHDMIIKASLFMLVGVIIKITGETDIRNISGLIKRYPVLGWTFFISALSLAGIPPLSGFFGKYFIVKAAFMEGYTASAIIILISSLIVLLSVIKIFIMVFFGDDKGIVYKTQPYHKMLIAAVIMTSAAVLFGFCSEQLYPYIAAAAEHIYDPVSYVKALGVK from the coding sequence ATGATGAATAACTTAGTTATTATGCCGATCATTCTGCCCGCGATTACCGCAATTATATTAATCCTGATTGGGAAACGACCGATCATAAAGCGTATGGTCGCTTTTTTCGGCACATTAATCACACTTATTGCAACGGCAATACAGTTCATCCATGTTTACAAATATGGAACGACATATTTAGAACTCGGAAACTGGAAAGTGCCTTATAGTATCGTCCTTGTTTCTGATATGTTTGCTTCGATTCTTGTAGTAACTTCTACATTTATTACATTGCTCATGATCTTCTATTCTTATCAGACGATTGGAAAAGATCGTGAAACTTATTATTACTATACTTCTGTAATGTTTATGCTTGCCGGACTTAACGGTGCATTCTCAACAGGAGATATCTTTAACTTGTTCGTATTCTTTGAAGTATTCTTAATCGCTTCCTATGTACTCATGATCATTGGAGGTACGAAGATACAGTTACAGGAAAGCATTAAATATATATTGATCAATGTTACATCTTCTGCCTTTTTCGTATTGGCAATCGGTATGCTATATTCTGTAGTCGGCTCACTGAACATGGCAGATATCAGCAATAGAATATCAACGATTCAGGATCAGGATATTATTATCGTTGTATCTATTTTATTTATCTTCATATTTGCAACGAAGGCCGGAATGTTCCCGCTTTATTTCTGGTTGCCTGGCGCTTATTATGCGCCTCCGATACCAATCTTAGGATTGTTCGGGGCATTGCTTACGAAAGTCGGTGTCTATGCAATCTATAGAACATATAGCTTGTTCTTCAGTTATTCAGGACCAGTGGTAACGAATATCTTACTTGTTCTTGCGCTGTTAACGATCATATTCGGCTGTATCGGCGCGATTGCATATTTCGATATGAAGAAGATCATTATTTATAACATCATGATTGCTGTCGGTGTCATTATTATAGGTATCGTCATCTTCACAAAAGAGTCTACAATCGGTGGCATATACTATTTAATTCACGATATGATCATTAAAGCAAGTCTCTTTATGCTTGTTGGTGTGATTATTAAGATTACAGGAGAAACTGATATTAGAAATATTAGCGGTTTAATTAAACGTTATCCGGTGCTCGGCTGGACATTCTTTATTTCAGCCTTAAGTCTTGCAGGTATTCCACCACTCAGTGGGTTCTTCGGCAAGTACTTTATCGTAAAAGCTGCTTTTATGGAAGGATATACAGCGAGTGCAATTATCATATTAATCAGCAGTTTAATCGTACTGCTTTCTGTTATCAAAATCTTTATCATGGTATTTTTCGGTGATGATAAAGGGATTGTGTACAAAACACAACCTTACCATAAGATGCTGATTGCTGCTGTTATCATGACATCAGCAGCCGTATTATTTGGATTCTGCAGCGAACAGCTTTATCCATATATAGCAGCTGCAGCTGAGCATATTTATGATCCGGTGAGTTATGTTAAAGCTCTGGGGGTGAAATAA
- the mnhG gene encoding monovalent cation/H(+) antiporter subunit G codes for MIGTIVQIISIIFIMIGALLSCVSAIGLIRLPDVYTRAHAAGKSSTLGVMFMMFGVFLYFLARDHHFEPTLLLAILFIFTTGPIGSHLIMRSAYYSGTKYTDSTVRDDLKDVK; via the coding sequence ATGATCGGAACAATCGTACAGATCATTAGCATTATCTTTATTATGATTGGTGCACTGTTATCATGTGTCAGCGCAATCGGACTTATTCGTCTACCTGATGTGTATACGAGAGCGCACGCTGCAGGTAAATCATCCACGCTAGGTGTCATGTTTATGATGTTCGGTGTTTTCTTGTACTTCTTAGCACGAGATCATCACTTTGAACCGACATTACTTCTTGCGATATTATTTATCTTTACGACAGGACCTATCGGATCTCATCTTATTATGCGCAGCGCCTATTACAGCGGTACGAAGTATACTGATAGTACAGTCAGAGATGATCTAAAGGACGTTAAATAA